A genome region from Schistocerca nitens isolate TAMUIC-IGC-003100 chromosome 4, iqSchNite1.1, whole genome shotgun sequence includes the following:
- the LOC126252053 gene encoding uncharacterized PE-PGRS family protein PE_PGRS54-like isoform X2, whose product MRATAVWAALLLQLAVVAAAPWNTGCLFSRDPDCWRSHAGTSVDNHAFGTLHTQNSALTPAKDDNRWPHIRQQEAENGESEQNHPADVKKKYLHELTRLLQGIMAEREERSRSDSDSSSDSSSSSSSTNENNISNTENSSSNEFGSGQDGHSGENGSGSGGGSGGLAGSGGLGSGSGNGGNGGNGGNGGDGGDSVTGGDGGDGGNGGNGGDAGDSSNGGDAGDGGDGGDGGNGGDAGDGGDGGNGGDGGDGGDGGSGGDAGNGGDGGNGGDGGDGGDGGSGGDAGNGGDGGDGGDGGNGGDGGDGGDGGSGGDAGDGGDGGDGGDGGNGGDAGDGGDGGNGGDGGDGGDGGSGSDASNGGDGGDGGDGGNGGDAGDGGDGGDGGDGGNGGDAGDGGDGGNGGNGGDGGDGSSGGDAGDGGDGGDGGNGGDAGDGGDGGNGGDGGDGGDGGSGGDAGNGGDGGDGGDGGDAGDGGDGGNGGDGGDGGNGGDAGDGGDGGNGGDGGDGGDGGSGGAAGDGGDGGSGGDAGDGGDGGNGGDGGDGGDGGSGGDAGNGGDGGDGGDAGNGGDGGDGGSGGDAGDGGDGGDGGDGGNGGDAGDGGDGGNGGDGGDGGDGGSGSDASNGGDGGDGGDGGNGGDAGDGGDGGDGGDGGNGGDAGDGGDGGNGGNGGDGGDGSSGGDAGDGGDGGDGGNGGDAGDGGDGGNGGDGGDGGDGGSGGDAGDGGDGGDGDNGGDGGDGGDGGNGGDGGDAGDGGSGSDAGNGVDGGDGGNGGDAGDGGDGGNGGDGGDGGNGGDAGDGGDGGNGGNGGDAGDGGSGGDAGDGGDGGNGGDAGDGGDGGNGGDGGDGGDGGSGGDAGNGGDGGDGGDGGNGGDAGDGGDGGDGGNGGDAGDGGDGGNGGNGGDGGEGGSGGDAGDGGDGGDGGNGGDAGDGGDGGNGGNGGDAGDGGNGGDAGDGGNGGDGGNGGDGGSGGDAGNGGDGGNGGDGGDGGNGGDSGSGGSGGSGGDGGNGGSGGSGGSDGSDGTDGSDGGNGDDAGNGGDGGNGGDGGNGGSGGDAGDGGDGGDGGDGGSGGGAGDGGDGGNGGDGGDGSDGGSGGGAGDGGNGGDGGNGGDAGNGGDGGNGGDGGDGGSGGDSGNGGDGGNGGDGGDGGNGGDSGNGGDGGDGGDGGDGGNGGDGGDGGSGGDSGNGGDGGNGGDGGDGGNGGDSGNGGDGGDGGNGGNGGDGGNGGNGGEGGDGGNGGDGGDGGNGGDGGDGGDGGNGGNGGNDNDGQSNNESGSSDGGSDSDGGIGDCPAVGSCPLHEDAGSDVTLLPHATDCGQYCVCDHGVPVAMPCPAGLHFNPELRVCDWPYAAGCEVQS is encoded by the exons ATGAGAG CTACGGCGGTGTGGGCGGCGCTGCTTCTGCAGCTGGCGGTCGTAGCGGCGGCGCCCTGGAACACGGGGTGTCTCTTCTCCAGGGACCCCGACTGTTGGCGATCGCACGCAG GCACAAGTGTGGATAATCACGCCTTTGGGACACTTCACACACAGAATTCGGCACTTACCCCAGCAAAGGATGACAACAGATGGCCACATATCCGACAGCAGGAAGCAGAAAATGGCGAAAGTGAACAAAATCATCCAGCCGATGTAAAGAAAAAGTACTTACATGAATTAACGAGACTCTTACAAGGTATTATGGCAGAGAGGGAAGAAAGAAGTAGGAGCGACAGCGACAgtagcagcgacagcagcagcagcagtagtagcacTAATGAGAACAATATTAGTAACACTGAAAACAGTAGCAGTAATGAATTTGGAAGTGGACAAGATGGACATAGTGGAGAGAATGGAAGTGGAAGTGGAGGTGGCAGTGGAGGACTAGCTGGTAGTGGAGGACTCGGAAGTGGCAGTGGAAATGGTGGAAACGGTGGTAATGGAGGCAACGGTGGGGACGGTGGAGACAGTGTAACTGGAGGAGATGGAGGGGATGGTGGAAATGGAGGTAATGGTGGAGATGCTGGCGACAGCAGCAATGGTGGTGATGCCGGTGATGGAGGAGATGGTGGTGATGGAGGCAATGGTGGTGATGCTGGAGATGGAGGTGATGGTGGAAATGGCGGCGATGGCGGAGATGGAGGTGATGGAGGCAGTGGTGGTGATGCTGGCAATGGAGGTGATGGTGGAAATGGAGGTGATGGTGGAGATGGAGGTGATGGAGGCAGTGGTGGTGATGCTGGCAATGGTGGAGATGGTGGTGATGGAGGTGATGGTGGAAATGGAGGTGACGGTGGAGATGGAGGTGATGGAGGCAGTGGAGGTGATGCTGGAGATGGAggagatggtggtgatggtggcgaCGGAGGCAATGGTGGCGATGCTGGAGATGGAGGAGATGGTGGAAATGGAGGCGATGGTGGTGATGGAGGTGATGGAGGCAGCGGTAGTGATGCCAGCAATGGAggagatggtggtgatggtggtgatggaggCAATGGTGGTGATGCTGGTGATGGAggagatggtggtgatggtggcgaTGGAGGCAACGGTGGTGATGCTGGAGATGGAGGTGATGGTGGAAATGGAGGCAATGGTGGTGATGGAGGTGATGGAAGCAGTGGTGGTGATGCTGGAGATGGAGGAGATGGTGGTGATGGAGGCAATGGTGGTGATGCTGGCGATGGAGGTGATGGTGGAAATGGAGGCGATGGTGGAGATGGAGGTGATGGAGGCAGTGGTGGTGACGCTGGCAATGGAGGAGATGGTGGTGATGGAGGCGATGGTGGTGATGCTGGTGATGGAGGTGATGGTGGAAATGGTGGTGATGGTGGCGATGGAGGCAATGGTGGTGATGCTGGAGATGGAGGAGATGGTGGAAATGGAGGCGATGGTGGTGATGGAGGTGATGGAGGCAGTGGTGGTGCTGCTGGAGATGGTGGTGATGGAGGCAGTGGCGGTGATGCTGgcgatggtggtgatggtggaaaTGGAGGTGATGGTGGAGATGGAGGTGATGGAGGCAGTGGTGGTGATGCTGGCAATGGTGGAGATGGTGGTGATGGAGGTGATGCTGGAAATGGAGGTGATGGTGGAGATGGAGGCAGTGGAGGTGATGCTGGAGATGGAggagatggtggtgatggtggcgaCGGAGGCAATGGTGGTGATGCTGGAGATGGAGGAGATGGTGGAAATGGAGGCGATGGTGGTGATGGAGGTGATGGAGGCAGCGGTAGTGATGCCAGCAATGGAggagatggtggtgatggtggtgatggaggCAATGGTGGTGATGCTGGTGATGGAggagatggtggtgatggtggcgaTGGAGGCAACGGTGGTGATGCTGGAGATGGAGGTGATGGTGGAAATGGAGGCAATGGTGGTGATGGAGGTGATGGAAGCAGTGGTGGTGATGCTGGAGATGGAGGAGATGGTGGTGATGGAGGCAATGGTGGTGATGCTGGCGATGGAGGTGATGGTGGAAATGGAGGTGATGGTGGAGATGGAGGTGATGGAGGCAGTGGAGGTGATGCTGGAGATGGAGGCGATGGTGGCGATGGAGACAATGGTGGTGATGGTggagatggtggtgatggtggaaaTGGAGGTGATGGTGGAGATGCAGGTGATGGAGGCAGTGGTAGTGATGCTGGCAATGGAGTAGATGGTGGAGATGGAGGCAATGGTGGTGATGCTGGTGATGGAGGTGATGGTGGaaatggtggtgatggtggtgacgGAGGCAATGGTGGTGATGCTGGAGATGGAGGAGATGGTGGAAATGGAGGCAATGGTGGTGATGCAGGTGATGGAGGCAGTGGTGGTGAtgctggtgatggtggtgatggaggCAATGGCGGTGATGCTGGCGATGGTGGCGATGGTGGAAATGGAGGTGATGGTGGAGATGGAGGTGATGGAGGCAGTGGTGGTGATGCTGGCAATGGTggagatggtggtgatggtggtgatggaggTAATGGTGGTGATGCTGGTGATGGAGGAGATGGTGGTGATGGAGGCAATGGCGGTGATGCTGGTGATGGAGGTGATGGTGGAAACGGAGGTAATGGCGGAGATGGAGGTGAAGGAGGCAGTGGTGGTGATGCTGGAGATGGAGGAGATGGTGGTGATGGAGGCAATGGTGGTGATGCTGGCGATGGAGGTGATGGTGGAAATGGTGGCAATGGTGGAGATGCAGGTGATGGAGGCAATGGTGGTGATGCTGGAGATGGTGGAAATGGCGGTGATGGTGGAAATGGAGGTGATGGAGGCAGTGGTGGTGATGCTGGCAATGGAGGTGATGGTGGAAATGGTGGTGATGGTGGAGATGGAGGCAATGGTGGTGATTCTGGCAGTGGTGGCAGTGGAGGAAGTGGAGGAGATGGTGGTAATGGTGGAagtggtggcagtggtggcagTGATGGTAGTGATGGCACTGATGGCAGTGATGGAGGCAATGGTGATGATGCTGGAAATGGAGGTGATGGTGGCAATGGAGGAGATGGAGGTAATGGAGGCAGTGGTGGCGATGCTGGTGATGGAGGTGATGGTGGAGATGGTGGTGATGGAGGTAGTGGTGGAGGTGCTGGTGATGGAGGGGATGGTGGAAATGGTGGTGATGGTGGAGATGGAAGTGATGGAggcagtggtggtggtgctggtgatgGTGGCAATGGTGGTGATGGAGGCAATGGTGGTGATGCTGGTAATGGAGGTGATGGTGGAAATGGTGGAGATGGAGGTGATGGAGGCAGTGGTGGAGATTCTGGCAATGGAGGTGATGGTGGAAATGGTGGTGATGGAGGAGACGGTGGCAATGGTGGTGATTCTGGCAATGGAGGAGATGGTggagatggtggtgatggtg GTGATGGTGGAAATGGTGGAGATGGAGGTGATGGAGGCAGTGGTGGAGATTCTGGCAATGGAGGTGATGGTGGAAATGGTGGTGATGGAGGAGACGGTGGCAATGGTGGTGATTCTGGCAATGGAGGAGATGGTGGAGATGGTGGAAATGGAGGTAATGGTGGAGATGGTGGTAATGGAGGTAATGGTGGAGAAGGTGGAGATGGCGGTAATGGAGGCGATGGTGGAGATGGCGGTAATGGAGGCGATGGTggagatggtggtgatggtggcaaCGGAGGTAATGGAGGTAATGATAATGATGGCCAGTCTAATAATGAAAGTGGCAGCAGTGATGGAGGCAGTGATTCTGATGGTGGCATTGGTGACTGCCCGGCCGTTGGCAGTTGTCCATTACACGAAGATGCTGGATCAGATGTTACACTGTTGCCCCATGCCACTGATTGTGGACAGTATTGTGTATGTGACCATGGCGTTCCAGTAGCCATGCCTTGTCCTGCAGGACTCCACTTCAACCCAGAGCTGAGAGTCTGCGACTGGCCATATGCTGCTGGTTGTGAGGTACAGAGCTAA
- the LOC126252053 gene encoding uncharacterized PE-PGRS family protein PE_PGRS54-like isoform X23, whose protein sequence is MRATAVWAALLLQLAVVAAAPWNTGCLFSRDPDCWRSHAGTSVDNHAFGTLHTQNSALTPAKDDNRWPHIRQQEAENGESEQNHPADVKKKYLHELTRLLQGIMAEREERSRSDSDSSSDSSSSSSSTNENNISNTENSSSNEFGSGQDGHSGENGSGSGGGSGGLAGSGGLGSGSGNGGNGGNGGNGGDGGDSVTGGDGGDGGNGGNGGDAGDSSNGGDAGDGGDGGDGGNGGDAGDGGDGGNGGDGGDGGDGGSGGDAGNGGDGGNGGDGGDGGDGGSGGDAGNGGDGGDGGDGGNGGDGGDGGDGGSGGDAGDGGDGGDGGDGGNGGDAGDGGDGGNGGDGGDGGDGGSGSDASNGGDGGDGGDGGNGGDAGDGGDGGDGGDGGNGGDAGDGGDGGNGGNGGDGGDGSSGGDAGDGGDGGDGGNGGDAGDGGDGGNGGDGGDGGDGGSGGDAGNGGDGGDGGDGGDAGDGGDGGNGGDGGDGGNGGDAGDGGDGGNGGDGGDGGDGGSGGAAGDGGDGGSGGDAGDGGDGGNGGDGGDGGDGGSGGDAGNGGDGGDGGDAGNGGDGGDGGSGGDAGDGGDGGDGGDGGNGGDAGDGGDGGNGGDGGDGGDGGSGSDASNGGDGGDGGDGGNGGDAGDGGDGGDGGDGGNGGDAGDGGDGGNGGNGGDGGDGSSGGDAGDGGDGGDGGNGGDAGDGGDGGNGGNGGDGGEGGSGGDAGDGGDGGDGGNGGDAGDGGDGGNGGNGGDAGDGGNGGDAGDGGNGGDGGNGGDGGSGGDAGNGGDGGNGGDGGDGGNGGDSGSGGSGGSGGDGGNGGSGGSGGSDGSDGTDGSDGGNGDDAGNGGDGGNGGDGGNGGSGGDAGDGGDGGDGGDGGSGGGAGDGGDGGNGGDGGDGSDGGSGGGAGDGGNGGDGGNGGDAGNGGDGGNGGDGGDGGSGGDSGNGGDGGNGGDGGDGGNGGDSGNGGDGGDGGDGGDGGSGGGAGDGGDGGNGGDGGDGGSGGDSGNGGDGGNGGDGGDGGNGGDSGNGGDGGDGGNGGNGGDGGNGGNGGEGGDGGNGGDGGDGGNGGDGGDGGDGGNGGNGGNDNDGQSNNESGSSDGGSDSDGGIGDCPAVGSCPLHEDAGSDVTLLPHATDCGQYCVCDHGVPVAMPCPAGLHFNPELRVCDWPYAAGCEVQS, encoded by the exons ATGAGAG CTACGGCGGTGTGGGCGGCGCTGCTTCTGCAGCTGGCGGTCGTAGCGGCGGCGCCCTGGAACACGGGGTGTCTCTTCTCCAGGGACCCCGACTGTTGGCGATCGCACGCAG GCACAAGTGTGGATAATCACGCCTTTGGGACACTTCACACACAGAATTCGGCACTTACCCCAGCAAAGGATGACAACAGATGGCCACATATCCGACAGCAGGAAGCAGAAAATGGCGAAAGTGAACAAAATCATCCAGCCGATGTAAAGAAAAAGTACTTACATGAATTAACGAGACTCTTACAAGGTATTATGGCAGAGAGGGAAGAAAGAAGTAGGAGCGACAGCGACAgtagcagcgacagcagcagcagcagtagtagcacTAATGAGAACAATATTAGTAACACTGAAAACAGTAGCAGTAATGAATTTGGAAGTGGACAAGATGGACATAGTGGAGAGAATGGAAGTGGAAGTGGAGGTGGCAGTGGAGGACTAGCTGGTAGTGGAGGACTCGGAAGTGGCAGTGGAAATGGTGGAAACGGTGGTAATGGAGGCAACGGTGGGGACGGTGGAGACAGTGTAACTGGAGGAGATGGAGGGGATGGTGGAAATGGAGGTAATGGTGGAGATGCTGGCGACAGCAGCAATGGTGGTGATGCCGGTGATGGAGGAGATGGTGGTGATGGAGGCAATGGTGGTGATGCTGGAGATGGAGGTGATGGTGGAAATGGCGGCGATGGCGGAGATGGAGGTGATGGAGGCAGTGGTGGTGATGCTGGCAATGGAGGTGATGGTGGAAATGGAGGTGATGGTGGAGATGGAGGTGATGGAGGCAGTGGTGGTGATGCTGGCAATGGTGGAGATGGTGGTGATGGAGGTGATGGTGGAAATGGAGGTGACGGTGGAGATGGAGGTGATGGAGGCAGTGGAGGTGATGCTGGAGATGGAggagatggtggtgatggtggcgaCGGAGGCAATGGTGGCGATGCTGGAGATGGAGGAGATGGTGGAAATGGAGGCGATGGTGGTGATGGAGGTGATGGAGGCAGCGGTAGTGATGCCAGCAATGGAggagatggtggtgatggtggtgatggaggCAATGGTGGTGATGCTGGTGATGGAggagatggtggtgatggtggcgaTGGAGGCAACGGTGGTGATGCTGGAGATGGAGGTGATGGTGGAAATGGAGGCAATGGTGGTGATGGAGGTGATGGAAGCAGTGGTGGTGATGCTGGAGATGGAGGAGATGGTGGTGATGGAGGCAATGGTGGTGATGCTGGCGATGGAGGTGATGGTGGAAATGGAGGCGATGGTGGAGATGGAGGTGATGGAGGCAGTGGTGGTGACGCTGGCAATGGAGGAGATGGTGGTGATGGAGGCGATGGTGGTGATGCTGGTGATGGAGGTGATGGTGGAAATGGTGGTGATGGTGGCGATGGAGGCAATGGTGGTGATGCTGGAGATGGAGGAGATGGTGGAAATGGAGGCGATGGTGGTGATGGAGGTGATGGAGGCAGTGGTGGTGCTGCTGGAGATGGTGGTGATGGAGGCAGTGGCGGTGATGCTGgcgatggtggtgatggtggaaaTGGAGGTGATGGTGGAGATGGAGGTGATGGAGGCAGTGGTGGTGATGCTGGCAATGGTGGAGATGGTGGTGATGGAGGTGATGCTGGAAATGGAGGTGATGGTGGAGATGGAGGCAGTGGAGGTGATGCTGGAGATGGAggagatggtggtgatggtggcgaCGGAGGCAATGGTGGTGATGCTGGAGATGGAGGAGATGGTGGAAATGGAGGCGATGGTGGTGATGGAGGTGATGGAGGCAGCGGTAGTGATGCCAGCAATGGAggagatggtggtgatggtggtgatggaggCAATGGTGGTGATGCTGGTGATGGAggagatggtggtgatggtggcgaTGGAGGCAACGGTGGTGATGCTGGAGATGGAGGTGATGGTGGAAATGGAGGCAATGGTGGTGATGGAGGTGATGGAAGCAGTGGTGGTGATGCTGGAGATGGAGGAGATGGTGGTGATGGAGGCAATGGTGGTGATGCTGGCGATGGAGGTGATGGTGGAAATGGAG GTAATGGCGGAGATGGAGGTGAAGGAGGCAGTGGTGGTGATGCTGGAGATGGAGGAGATGGTGGTGATGGAGGCAATGGTGGTGATGCTGGCGATGGAGGTGATGGTGGAAATGGTGGCAATGGTGGAGATGCAGGTGATGGAGGCAATGGTGGTGATGCTGGAGATGGTGGAAATGGCGGTGATGGTGGAAATGGAGGTGATGGAGGCAGTGGTGGTGATGCTGGCAATGGAGGTGATGGTGGAAATGGTGGTGATGGTGGAGATGGAGGCAATGGTGGTGATTCTGGCAGTGGTGGCAGTGGAGGAAGTGGAGGAGATGGTGGTAATGGTGGAagtggtggcagtggtggcagTGATGGTAGTGATGGCACTGATGGCAGTGATGGAGGCAATGGTGATGATGCTGGAAATGGAGGTGATGGTGGCAATGGAGGAGATGGAGGTAATGGAGGCAGTGGTGGCGATGCTGGTGATGGAGGTGATGGTGGAGATGGTGGTGATGGAGGTAGTGGTGGAGGTGCTGGTGATGGAGGGGATGGTGGAAATGGTGGTGATGGTGGAGATGGAAGTGATGGAggcagtggtggtggtgctggtgatgGTGGCAATGGTGGTGATGGAGGCAATGGTGGTGATGCTGGTAATGGAGGTGATGGTGGAAATGGTGGAGATGGAGGTGATGGAGGCAGTGGTGGAGATTCTGGCAATGGAGGTGATGGTGGAAATGGTGGTGATGGAGGAGACGGTGGCAATGGTGGTGATTCTGGCAATGGAGGAGATGGTggagatggtggtgatggtggtgatggaggTAGTGGTGGAGGTGCTGGTGATGGAGGTGATGGTGGAAATGGTGGAGATGGAGGTGATGGAGGCAGTGGTGGAGATTCTGGCAATGGAGGTGATGGTGGAAATGGTGGTGATGGAGGAGACGGTGGCAATGGTGGTGATTCTGGCAATGGAGGAGATGGTGGAGATGGTGGAAATGGAGGTAATGGTGGAGATGGTGGTAATGGAGGTAATGGTGGAGAAGGTGGAGATGGCGGTAATGGAGGCGATGGTGGAGATGGCGGTAATGGAGGCGATGGTggagatggtggtgatggtggcaaCGGAGGTAATGGAGGTAATGATAATGATGGCCAGTCTAATAATGAAAGTGGCAGCAGTGATGGAGGCAGTGATTCTGATGGTGGCATTGGTGACTGCCCGGCCGTTGGCAGTTGTCCATTACACGAAGATGCTGGATCAGATGTTACACTGTTGCCCCATGCCACTGATTGTGGACAGTATTGTGTATGTGACCATGGCGTTCCAGTAGCCATGCCTTGTCCTGCAGGACTCCACTTCAACCCAGAGCTGAGAGTCTGCGACTGGCCATATGCTGCTGGTTGTGAGGTACAGAGCTAA